The sequence below is a genomic window from Rudanella lutea DSM 19387.
GGCTGTTGATGTCGAAACTGTGCTCTTCGCGCACGGTCAGTCCGCGTACGGCAAACCCGTGACTACCTGTACCAACCATGCCCACCGCCGACCACGTAGGCAACCGCTCAACCTGATCGGCGGTGAACAGAAACGAGCGAATCAATGGCTGACCGCTTTCGGTGAGCACCGGCAGGCCGTTGGGCGTACGTATCCGGCAGTTGGCCGTAAAATGGGTTGCGTGCAGCGCGCCCGTTGCGTAGGGCCACGCCCCCTCCACCACGTAGCCCCCGGCGGTTTGGGTAGCCGTACCGCTTGCGGCCCCGCTTCCGGTTACGCAGGCATCGGACCGGTTAAAAACCTCCCGAACCAACGCTTCAGTCCAGAAACCCGCAAACCACGATGCCCCACTGCATAGGGTCACTACCCAGCCCGTGCTACCATCGGCTTCGGCAATGGATTCAAGGATTCCTAACAACGACGGCAGGTCAATATCAACACCGCCAAGATGGGCAGGCAAATACAGCTTGAACAGCTTTTGGGTGTAAATCAGGTCCAGAATCTGAGGGCTCAGTTGGCCCGCTTCTTCGGACGGAGCCGCGTAGTTGCGGACAACGGTGGCGTAGTCGGGGGCGAGGTAAGAGTTCATGCGTCAATCTGGGCAGATGGCATCCGTTAAGTTAACCAAACCCGAAAGAGACTAACGAATACATGGGTATTCCGGGCTTCAACGCACGAATCTGGCTCGACAATAGCTACGAACCGACGATAACCCTTAAATTTACAATTTATCAGTCAAATAATTACATCAACAACGCGATCAGGTTACTGTCTTCACATGAGCTGGGCACTCGTTCGGATGCTATTTTTGGCCTTACTTCTGCCGATCGGGGCAGCGGGGCAGGAGCTTATACCTAATGGTAGTTTCGAAACGTTTGACAACTGCCCGCAAAAAGACAATCTGCTGTTTGAGGCCCGCCCCTGGTATAACCCGAACAAGGCCACGCCCGACTTTTACCATTATTGTTTCCCGACCGCACAGATTGAGGTTCCGCCCCGAACCGGTAGCGGCTTAGCCCGTTTATTTATGGATTTTGGCTGGGCCGAATACCTCTCTACCCCGCTCAAAGAGCCACTGAAGGCGGGCGAAGCCTACCAGTTCGAACTGTACGTCAGCTCGGCAACACCCAACCGCTACCCGGCCGAGTCGTTTGGAGCTTACTTTTCAACACAGGCTCTGTCGTCGGCCGAAAAAGACCTGCTCACGCTCACAGGCAAACCCCAGTTCATTGACAATGTACCGCAACGGCTCACCAAGCGGTTTGGCTGGGAGAAAGTGGGCGGCTGCCTAACCGCCAGGGGGGGCGAAAGCCACGTGACCATCGGCAACTTCAGCAAGCTACCCGTTTCGCTCGGCCTGGGGTACTACTATCTGTTTGTCGATGATGTATCGCTGGTGCCTATTCGGATGAATCTGGGCAAAGACACCACGCTCTGCGGGGCCAAAAGCACCCTTCTGCTCAATGCCGAAACGCCCGGCGCGATCGAGTACAAATGGAATAATGGCAGCTCCGCCCCCACCCTGCGGGTAGCCAAACCGGGCAAATACTGGGTTGAGGTGACTACCCCCTGCAAAGTGCTGCGCGACACCATCACGGTGAACTACCGGCTCGATTTCAGCCTCGGTCCCGACACGACCCTCTGCGATGCCGCCACGCTCCCACTGCGCGTTTCCCAAACTGGTACGTACCAATGGCAGGACGGCAGTACCCAAAACAACTTTCTGGTGAAACAGGCCGGTACGTACCGGGTGCAGGTGGCCGACGGGACGTGTACCGTAAGCGATACCATTCGGGTGCGGTACGTGCGTGCCCCCCGGCTCGATCTCGGCCCCGACCAACAGTTGTGCGGTACAGAAGTGTACACAGTGTTGCCGACCATAGCCGAAGGCAAATTCCGGTGGCTCGACCCCTACGAGCAAGTCGACCGGGTAGTGGCCCAGTCGGGGGTGTACCGGGCGGCCGTCACCAACGACTGCGCCACCGTCACCGACTCGGTACGGGTCGACTACAACGGTTGCGAGTGCACT
It includes:
- a CDS encoding T9SS C-terminal target domain-containing protein — translated: MSWALVRMLFLALLLPIGAAGQELIPNGSFETFDNCPQKDNLLFEARPWYNPNKATPDFYHYCFPTAQIEVPPRTGSGLARLFMDFGWAEYLSTPLKEPLKAGEAYQFELYVSSATPNRYPAESFGAYFSTQALSSAEKDLLTLTGKPQFIDNVPQRLTKRFGWEKVGGCLTARGGESHVTIGNFSKLPVSLGLGYYYLFVDDVSLVPIRMNLGKDTTLCGAKSTLLLNAETPGAIEYKWNNGSSAPTLRVAKPGKYWVEVTTPCKVLRDTITVNYRLDFSLGPDTTLCDAATLPLRVSQTGTYQWQDGSTQNNFLVKQAGTYRVQVADGTCTVSDTIRVRYVRAPRLDLGPDQQLCGTEVYTVLPTIAEGKFRWLDPYEQVDRVVAQSGVYRAAVTNDCATVTDSVRVDYNGCECTIFTPDAFSPNADGLNDLFTPVACNDIRVQSLAVYNRWGELIFQTSRPPFAWDGTFRGAPCPAAVYTWHIDYQIQQADKPAEARKMQNRLLLVR